A section of the Bifidobacterium sp. ESL0728 genome encodes:
- a CDS encoding trypsin-like peptidase domain-containing protein, with protein sequence MSDETRPFATQPVTTQDTQNFNGESDNGANTTPTEVFTTGYRPDDANSTETTSNATFSDNPYETSGAVNSGNSGNDSSPYRPAPEYGAYGPLPDHIGVNGNPDNNSGNGNVQFGANGNSPLSAPGGNGTVNTPSMPWNGIFGSAGQNPNAGQNGNGVNQNNNDYGSNGFNGSFNGGPGQPGGSNGGNFGGPNVSGGGNGYGNPNGYAESSSHSNVVTAIVAAVVTAALCLGIGYLGISKGWVTVPTSSSMSGITSNKSGSGTATVKGGQAPDWAGVSSQVSNSVVSITTQVSQGIAKGSGAILDTKGHVVTNNHVVSGGQNIQVTLSNGQMYKASIVGADNTTDLAVIQLQGAPNDLKPVQFADSSKLAVGENVMAVGNPLGYDDTATTGIVSALNRPVSVMDDNNSEIVTNAVQIDAAINPGNSGGPTFNAAGQVIGINSSIASASSSSGQSGSIGIGFAIPSNLVKRVADQIVSKGSVEHAMLGVTIKSANVESDGITRGGAQITTPSTGGSAVVKGSPADKAGLKADDTVVAFNGQAVGSSSALLGYVRAASLGDKVKLTIVRGGKTMDVDVTLDQKESDVKGSNRSEQKQNSGNGQNGQNGQGQNGQGQNGQGQGGNSDGDGGGLFDPFGLW encoded by the coding sequence ATGTCGGACGAGACCCGGCCGTTCGCCACGCAACCCGTTACGACGCAGGATACGCAGAATTTTAATGGCGAATCCGATAATGGAGCGAATACGACGCCCACCGAAGTGTTCACCACCGGTTACCGGCCAGACGACGCGAATTCGACCGAGACAACCTCGAACGCTACCTTTTCGGACAATCCATACGAGACTTCCGGCGCGGTGAATTCAGGCAACTCAGGCAATGATTCCAGCCCGTATCGCCCGGCACCGGAATATGGCGCCTACGGCCCGTTGCCCGATCATATTGGCGTCAACGGCAATCCCGACAACAATTCAGGCAATGGGAATGTGCAGTTTGGCGCGAATGGGAACTCCCCGTTGAGCGCCCCTGGCGGTAATGGCACGGTCAATACCCCGAGCATGCCGTGGAACGGCATTTTCGGCAGCGCCGGCCAGAACCCGAACGCCGGCCAAAACGGCAATGGCGTCAACCAGAACAATAACGATTACGGCAGCAACGGCTTCAACGGTTCGTTCAATGGTGGCCCCGGTCAGCCGGGCGGCTCCAACGGCGGCAACTTCGGCGGGCCGAACGTGTCGGGAGGTGGCAACGGCTACGGCAACCCAAATGGTTACGCGGAGTCCAGCTCGCATAGCAATGTCGTTACGGCCATCGTCGCGGCGGTGGTGACGGCGGCGCTGTGCCTGGGCATCGGTTACCTTGGCATTTCCAAGGGCTGGGTCACCGTTCCGACTTCCAGCTCCATGTCGGGCATCACTTCCAACAAATCCGGCTCCGGCACGGCCACGGTCAAAGGCGGCCAGGCTCCGGATTGGGCCGGCGTCTCCTCGCAGGTCTCCAATTCCGTGGTCTCCATCACCACGCAGGTCAGCCAGGGCATAGCGAAGGGCTCCGGCGCGATCCTTGATACCAAGGGACACGTCGTCACCAACAACCACGTCGTTTCGGGCGGTCAGAACATTCAGGTCACGCTTTCCAACGGCCAGATGTATAAAGCCTCCATCGTCGGCGCCGACAACACCACCGATCTTGCTGTAATACAGCTTCAGGGGGCGCCGAACGACCTGAAGCCGGTGCAATTCGCGGATTCCAGCAAGCTCGCGGTTGGCGAGAACGTCATGGCCGTCGGCAACCCGCTGGGCTATGACGACACCGCCACCACCGGCATCGTCTCCGCGCTGAACCGCCCGGTTTCGGTGATGGATGACAACAATTCCGAAATCGTGACCAACGCGGTACAGATCGACGCGGCCATCAATCCCGGCAACTCGGGTGGCCCGACCTTCAATGCGGCCGGCCAAGTGATCGGCATCAACTCCTCGATCGCCTCCGCTTCCTCGTCTTCCGGCCAGTCCGGTTCCATCGGCATCGGCTTTGCGATTCCGTCGAACCTCGTCAAGCGCGTGGCCGACCAGATCGTTTCGAAGGGCTCCGTCGAGCACGCGATGCTCGGCGTCACCATCAAGTCCGCGAACGTGGAATCCGACGGCATCACCCGCGGCGGCGCACAGATTACTACGCCTTCCACCGGCGGCTCGGCAGTCGTCAAGGGCAGCCCGGCCGACAAGGCGGGCCTGAAGGCCGATGATACTGTGGTGGCTTTCAACGGCCAGGCGGTCGGCAGCAGCTCCGCGTTGCTCGGCTACGTTCGTGCGGCAAGCCTCGGTGACAAAGTGAAGCTCACCATCGTGCGCGGCGGAAAGACCATGGACGTCGACGTCACCCTCGATCAGAAGGAATCCGATGTCAAGGGCAGCAACCGTTCCGAGCAGAAGCAGAACAGCGGTAACGGCCAGAATGGACAGAACGGGCAGGGCCAAAATGGTCAGGGCCAGAACGGCCAAGGCCAGGGCGGCAACAGTGACGGAGACGGCGGTGGCCTCTTCGATCCCTTCGGCCTCTGGTAA
- a CDS encoding InlB B-repeat-containing protein, giving the protein MADTPETSAPKAPSSSSQSQTQQSQQPAAGQSATLAPASGQTTSGKSETPQETTQRQSQAPSAQDETAAPSTQGDPSYNCVVGTSTFKECFPDPVFRTYLARRNPLDGSPKNVGNAGDKFDNTVVTDSWAGSITTIEGSGFPTFAIPFNSGVKNIQGIQIFTGLQHFTAAGNGAEGFGPVSDYSPMSHLRNLLTADFRTVGNGANGDLNHANLTSWTSAEMPSLRSITLADSGFQDPSQLFGLSKLTSLDLEHSELAESASGDNRQIFANFDTAFPNLQELNVERCESLHQDTNFDVLTRMPNLTNLDIGGIGIGTDGNIPEPISRMTQLRSLDVNDDQLTDVTLLAGLTGLQHLNLQYNKLNDLTPLSNLTQLITIDASNQYPQSHEFVANPDVQIPSTELTNTASSQPITFKNEAFYSYRSNQGYRSRAYINSSDITVNGNSVKITKPHAATTPGDLPEDMLNQLIGNELRNGMVFLPFEGSITNPATHQLIGSFGGYLTPYIRVPQVVLDLRGGTLNGEVNPGIRQIVSGEKLPDLGSPFKMNKQNQKDDFLYWKACVTGSRNPNAASCSFETAKRVGNIKNYVIDDDTTLYAYYRSDKSHTALFLWNDGTSKSLLKTIKADENVTPPDELSFPSGNFLGWFTEPKGGELYSNFGKPLTKNITLYAHWSDSVTSQESAKYKIRFDEQNGNGVTTDSVTAGETVNRPTNPTKTGYTFTGWYTTPSGGTEYNFNSPVNKNLVLYAQWTPNSPESEQTTAPAPPSPASQIINRYVTIQNYYNSTTTNNTSANNANNGNNANNGNNRRSTRSNGNSFNLMRNGDNTNVPQQQTKPDSRNRQKKICRANNIRSTGPAMRQDEALGSVQSIADYDPQCVAGAPATASVEHHSNLGWLWWLLLLLLLLVPLLLSYDRLPDIGQHKSPEIYKKHRHSYRIY; this is encoded by the coding sequence ATGGCCGACACCCCAGAGACGTCTGCCCCGAAGGCACCGTCATCGTCGTCGCAGTCGCAAACGCAGCAATCCCAGCAGCCTGCGGCGGGCCAAAGCGCCACGCTGGCACCTGCTTCCGGGCAGACAACAAGCGGTAAAAGCGAAACTCCGCAGGAAACTACACAGCGGCAGTCCCAAGCGCCAAGCGCGCAGGATGAGACTGCGGCGCCAAGCACACAAGGCGACCCCTCATATAACTGCGTCGTAGGCACCAGCACCTTCAAAGAGTGCTTCCCCGACCCGGTTTTCCGCACCTATCTGGCCAGGAGGAATCCTCTCGACGGTAGTCCGAAGAACGTCGGGAACGCAGGCGATAAATTCGATAATACCGTTGTAACCGACTCGTGGGCGGGAAGCATCACGACAATCGAAGGCAGCGGCTTCCCCACATTCGCTATACCGTTTAACAGCGGCGTCAAAAACATTCAAGGCATTCAGATTTTCACAGGTCTTCAGCACTTTACCGCAGCGGGCAACGGCGCTGAGGGCTTCGGACCGGTCAGCGATTATTCTCCGATGTCCCATTTACGAAATCTGTTGACGGCCGATTTCCGAACGGTCGGCAATGGGGCAAATGGCGATCTCAACCATGCAAATCTGACTTCATGGACTTCTGCGGAGATGCCGTCACTTCGCTCAATCACGCTAGCCGACTCTGGTTTCCAGGATCCTTCCCAACTTTTCGGTTTGTCGAAGCTTACCAGCCTTGATCTAGAACACAGTGAATTGGCAGAATCCGCTTCCGGTGACAACCGGCAGATATTCGCGAATTTCGATACCGCGTTCCCCAATCTTCAGGAGCTCAACGTCGAACGCTGCGAATCCCTTCATCAGGACACAAACTTTGATGTCCTTACTCGTATGCCTAACCTCACCAACTTGGACATCGGCGGCATAGGAATCGGCACTGATGGGAACATACCAGAGCCCATTTCGCGCATGACGCAACTGCGCTCCCTTGACGTGAACGACGACCAGCTCACCGATGTAACGCTGCTTGCCGGATTGACCGGGCTACAACATCTTAACCTGCAATACAACAAACTCAATGATCTCACCCCTCTTTCGAACCTGACCCAACTCATCACGATAGACGCGAGTAACCAATATCCGCAATCACATGAATTCGTAGCGAATCCAGATGTGCAGATTCCATCAACCGAACTGACAAACACCGCGAGCTCACAGCCTATTACCTTCAAGAACGAAGCCTTTTACTCCTACAGGAGCAATCAGGGGTATCGGTCAAGGGCTTATATTAATTCATCCGACATTACGGTAAACGGCAACTCGGTGAAAATCACAAAGCCACATGCAGCCACCACGCCAGGCGATTTGCCAGAAGACATGCTCAATCAACTCATCGGCAACGAACTACGCAACGGAATGGTCTTCTTACCGTTCGAGGGATCAATCACCAACCCTGCAACTCATCAGTTGATAGGCTCTTTCGGAGGTTATCTTACTCCGTACATCCGTGTGCCACAGGTAGTCCTCGACCTGCGTGGCGGCACTTTAAACGGTGAAGTAAACCCAGGAATCAGGCAGATCGTTTCCGGCGAGAAGTTGCCCGATCTCGGCAGTCCGTTTAAAATGAATAAGCAAAACCAAAAGGATGATTTCCTCTATTGGAAAGCTTGCGTCACTGGCAGCAGGAACCCGAATGCAGCATCTTGCTCGTTTGAAACAGCCAAAAGGGTTGGTAACATAAAGAACTACGTAATCGACGATGACACTACACTTTATGCTTATTATAGAAGCGATAAAAGCCACACTGCCCTTTTCCTCTGGAATGATGGCACTTCTAAAAGCCTATTGAAAACCATCAAAGCGGACGAGAATGTAACTCCTCCTGATGAACTATCATTCCCTTCCGGTAATTTCTTAGGATGGTTTACAGAACCTAAAGGCGGTGAACTCTACAGCAACTTCGGGAAACCTCTAACCAAAAACATCACATTGTACGCTCATTGGTCAGATTCAGTCACATCGCAAGAATCAGCGAAATACAAGATTCGCTTTGATGAACAAAACGGAAATGGGGTCACGACTGACAGCGTAACGGCAGGCGAGACGGTCAACAGACCGACGAATCCAACCAAGACGGGCTATACGTTCACTGGATGGTATACGACACCCAGTGGAGGTACTGAATACAACTTCAACAGTCCTGTCAATAAGAACCTTGTTCTATATGCACAATGGACACCGAATAGTCCTGAATCTGAACAGACAACAGCGCCAGCACCACCGTCTCCTGCCAGCCAGATCATCAACCGCTATGTCACCATTCAGAATTACTACAATTCCACCACCACCAACAACACCAGTGCGAATAACGCCAACAACGGCAACAACGCCAACAATGGCAATAACCGCCGTAGCACGAGGTCCAATGGCAACTCGTTTAACCTGATGCGCAATGGTGACAACACGAACGTACCACAGCAGCAGACGAAGCCAGATTCACGAAACAGGCAGAAGAAGATCTGCAGAGCCAACAACATACGCTCGACAGGCCCCGCAATGCGTCAGGACGAGGCACTCGGCAGTGTCCAATCGATTGCGGATTATGATCCGCAATGCGTAGCAGGTGCGCCTGCAACCGCCAGCGTCGAGCATCACTCGAATCTCGGTTGGCTCTGGTGGCTGCTCCTATTGCTGCTTCTGCTTGTCCCGCTGCTTCTTTCATACGACCGTCTGCCTGATATCGGGCAGCATAAGTCGCCGGAGATTTACAAGAAGCACAGGCATTCCTACAGAATCTACTAA